The following DNA comes from Desulfobaculum xiamenense.
GAACTCGAAAGCCTGCCAAAGGAGCTTGCCGCTCTTGAGGAAAAGAACGCCAAGCTGACCGAGCGCATGGAACAGACCAAGGAGCGGACCGACATCCTGCTGCACCAGCAGCGCCTGCTTGCCGACGAGATCGACAGCAACGACTCCAAGATCAAGAAGAGCAAGAACAAGCTCATGATGGCCGGCAACACTCGCGAATATCAGGCCATGATGCGCGAGATGGACAACATGGAGAAGATCAATCGTTCCCGCGAGGAAGAGAAGATCGCTCTCATGGACGAGATGAACCGCCAGAAGGAGCGTCAGACCGCCGCCGAGGCCGAGGCCGAGGAACTCAAGGGACAGCTTGAGGAATGCAGCGCCAACCTCAAGAAGCGCACCGCCACGGCCAAGAAGCGTCTGACCAAGCTCCAGAAGGATCGCGAGACCGCCTGTGAAGTCATTCCTCCGCGCGTTCTCGGTCGCTATGAATTCATCCGCGCCCGCATTCAGCACCCCGTCATCGTCCCCGTGGACGAGGCCGTGTGCAATGGCTGCCACATTCTGATTCCCCCGCAGATCTTCAACGAACTGCAGCGCGGCGAACAGATTCTGAGCTGCCCCAACTGCCAGCGACTCATCTACTGGACCAACCACTTCTGCGCCCCCGCCGACGCTCCCGCCGCACCCGCGGCAGAGGTCGAGGCCGAGGAGCAGGAATAGT
Coding sequences within:
- a CDS encoding zinc ribbon domain-containing protein, which produces MYLKQIEQLVVLQKVDDEIIVIEKELESLPKELAALEEKNAKLTERMEQTKERTDILLHQQRLLADEIDSNDSKIKKSKNKLMMAGNTREYQAMMREMDNMEKINRSREEEKIALMDEMNRQKERQTAAEAEAEELKGQLEECSANLKKRTATAKKRLTKLQKDRETACEVIPPRVLGRYEFIRARIQHPVIVPVDEAVCNGCHILIPPQIFNELQRGEQILSCPNCQRLIYWTNHFCAPADAPAAPAAEVEAEEQE